The following DNA comes from Candidatus Deferrimicrobiaceae bacterium.
GCGGAGGGAATCAGCGGGTGCGGGAAACGATGTAGTCCGACAGGGACGCCAGTCCGTCGCGGGCCGGAGACGCCGGGAGGGAGGCAAGGAAACCCTTCCCCCGCTCCACGAAGGATCGCGCCTTGCGCCTCGTGTACGCCAGCCCCCCGTTCCTCTCGACCATGCCGGCCAGGAAGGAGACCTCCCGTTCGGAGAATTTCCTCCGGTCCAGGATCTCCCCCGTCTTTCGCAGGTCGCCGTCCCCCGCCTCCCGCAGCGCGTGGATGAGCGGCAGCGTGATCTTCCCTTCCCGCACGTCCTGGAGGGGCCTCTTCCCCAGCTCCTTCTCGGATCCGACGTAATCGAGGACGTCGTCCACGAGCTGGAAGGCGATCCCGACCGACTTGCCGTACTCGAACATCCGCTGCCGCAGGGGGGCGTCGGCGCCCGCCAGGACGGCTCCCGTCTCGCTCGCGGCGGCGATGAGCGACGCCGTCTTGTGGAAGACGACCCGAAGATAGTCGTTCTCCGTGATCTTCCGGTCGGCGGACTTCATGAGTTGGAGCACCTCCCCCTCGGAGAGGGAGACGAGCGTCCGGGCGTAGATCCCCAGCACGTCGAGATCGCCGTCCTCGGTCATGAGCTGCGAGGCGCGCGCGAAGAGGAAATCCCCCACGAGGATGCTCACGGAATTCCCGAAGACGATGTTCGCCGCCGGCTTGCCGCGCCGCATCACCCCGCCGTCCACCACGTCGTCGTGCAGAAGCGTCGCGTTGTGCATGTACTCGGTCACGACCGCCATGACGATCCGGCGCGGCCCGGTGTAGCCGCACGCCTCCGCGACGAGGAGGAGCACCGCGGGGCGGAACCTCTTCCCCCCGGACAGGGTGATGTGCCTGCCGACGACGGGGATCAGGGGGACGGGGGACTTGAGATGGGAGACGAGCGCCTTCTCCACCTTGCGGAGATCGTCCTTCAGATACCGGAAGACGCCGTCGATGTCCGTCCCTCTTCCTTTCATGGGCAAACTGACTCTACCGTAGCGGGTTTCTCACTGTCAACGACGGCACCGATCGGATAGCATGAGGGGGTGTACAAGAGGAAGGACGCCTTCTACGTGAAGGCGAAAAAGGAAGGGTACCGCTCGCGTGCCGCCTACAAGCTCCTGGAGTTCGCGGGAGCGGAGAAGGTCGTCGCGGCGGGAGATTTCGTGATCGACGCCGGGGCCGCGCCGGGGGGGTGGAGCCAGGTGCTTCTCCGCCTCGTGGGGAAGGGGGGGAAGGTGGCCGCGGTCGACATCCTCCCGATGGACCCGCTCCCGGGCGGAAACTTCCGCTTCTTCCCCCGGGATTTGGCGGACCGGGCGCTCATCGCCGAGATCGTCGCCTTTTTCGGGCGGAAAGCGGACGCGATCGTCTCGGACGCGGCGCCGAACACGACGGGAATCCCGTTCACCGACCAGGCCCGGTCGGCCGACCTCGTCCGTGCGGTCCTCGCCCTCGCAAGGGAAACGCTGCGCGAAGGGGGGACGTTCCTGGCCAAGATCTTCGAGGGGGCCGAAGCCGACGACGTGGTGAAAGATCTGAGGAGGTCGTTCGGCGAGGTCCGCAGGATCCGGCCTTCCGCGACCCGGAAGGAATCGTTCGAACTCTACCTGCTGGCACGCGGCTTCCGGGGGTCGTGAACCGCTCGCGGGGCGGCTTCCTCTACGAGGTCTTCTTCCCCACATGGGCGAGGGCTTCCCGGATGTGGTGGACCGGCAC
Coding sequences within:
- a CDS encoding RlmE family RNA methyltransferase; translated protein: MYKRKDAFYVKAKKEGYRSRAAYKLLEFAGAEKVVAAGDFVIDAGAAPGGWSQVLLRLVGKGGKVAAVDILPMDPLPGGNFRFFPRDLADRALIAEIVAFFGRKADAIVSDAAPNTTGIPFTDQARSADLVRAVLALARETLREGGTFLAKIFEGAEADDVVKDLRRSFGEVRRIRPSATRKESFELYLLARGFRGS
- a CDS encoding polyprenyl synthetase family protein, translated to MKGRGTDIDGVFRYLKDDLRKVEKALVSHLKSPVPLIPVVGRHITLSGGKRFRPAVLLLVAEACGYTGPRRIVMAVVTEYMHNATLLHDDVVDGGVMRRGKPAANIVFGNSVSILVGDFLFARASQLMTEDGDLDVLGIYARTLVSLSEGEVLQLMKSADRKITENDYLRVVFHKTASLIAAASETGAVLAGADAPLRQRMFEYGKSVGIAFQLVDDVLDYVGSEKELGKRPLQDVREGKITLPLIHALREAGDGDLRKTGEILDRRKFSEREVSFLAGMVERNGGLAYTRRKARSFVERGKGFLASLPASPARDGLASLSDYIVSRTR